One genomic window of Evansella cellulosilytica DSM 2522 includes the following:
- a CDS encoding macrolide 2'-phosphotransferase has translation MNTLKLKQLAKSNGLDILEDTIKINESGVDFQVAHAKDRHGDKWILRIPRRPESMRHALQEKISLEIINKYASFQVPDWSIFAENLIAYKQLEGVPAATIDIETESYVWSFDENNLPSEYYYSLGKVLANLHALPQQEFSKCGIEIISAGELRASMKQRMERVKEQYEINPSLWERWQAWLAEENLWPTHVGVKHGDLHPGHTLIDKNNHVTGLIDWTEVGIGDVSVDFMSHYLLFGREGLSKLIAAYDNCGGKTWPRMEEHIVELLSTSGITVAEYAKASRIKDMHETAVHMLANES, from the coding sequence ATGAATACACTAAAACTTAAACAATTAGCTAAAAGTAACGGTCTAGATATTTTAGAAGATACGATAAAAATAAATGAATCAGGTGTTGACTTTCAAGTAGCACATGCAAAGGATCGGCACGGAGATAAATGGATACTAAGAATCCCACGTAGACCAGAATCTATGAGACATGCATTACAAGAGAAAATATCACTAGAAATAATAAATAAATATGCCAGCTTTCAAGTTCCAGATTGGTCGATATTTGCTGAAAATCTCATTGCCTATAAACAGTTAGAAGGAGTTCCGGCGGCTACTATTGATATTGAGACAGAGAGCTACGTTTGGAGTTTTGATGAAAATAATCTTCCTTCTGAATATTATTACTCATTAGGAAAAGTGCTAGCAAATTTACACGCATTGCCTCAGCAAGAGTTTAGTAAATGTGGTATTGAAATAATTAGTGCTGGTGAGTTAAGAGCTTCTATGAAGCAGCGAATGGAACGTGTGAAAGAGCAATACGAAATAAATCCATCTTTATGGGAGCGCTGGCAAGCATGGCTAGCGGAAGAGAATCTTTGGCCAACCCACGTTGGGGTGAAGCACGGAGATTTACATCCAGGCCATACTCTTATTGATAAAAACAACCACGTGACAGGTTTGATAGATTGGACAGAAGTTGGAATAGGGGATGTATCAGTCGACTTCATGTCACATTACTTACTTTTTGGAAGAGAGGGGCTATCAAAGCTAATTGCTGCTTATGATAATTGCGGTGGGAAAACTTGGCCAAGAATGGAGGAGCACATTGTTGAGCTGTTATCAACTAGTGGCATCACAGTGGCTGAATATGCTAAGGCTTCACGTATAAAAGACATGCATGAGACAGCGGTTCACATGCTCGCAAATGAAAGCTAA